The genomic segment CCAGTTGTGCAGGCAGCTCGCGAAGGCGCGAATGGTGATCTTAAGGGCATTAAGGTCGGTGTGGTTAAGCAGTTTGACCGCGATGGCTACCAGCCTGGCGTGTTGGAAGCTTTCCACGCTTCTGTTGAGCAGATGCGTTCCCAGGGTGCAGAGATCGTGGAAGTGGATTGCCCACACTTCGATGATGCACTGGGTGCTTACTACCTGATTCTTCCTTGTGAAGTTTCCTCCAACCTTGCTCGTTTCGACGGCATGCGTTACGGTCTGCGCGCTGGTGATGATGGAACCCGTTCCGCGGATGAAGTTATGGCTTATACCCGTGCGCAGGGATTCGGACCTGAGGTGAAGCGTCGTATCATTCTTGGTACTTATGCTTTGTCTGTGGGTTACTACGATGCGTACTATATCCAGGCGCAGCGCGTACGTACCCTTATCGCCCAGGATTTCGCTAAGGCATATGAACAGGTAGATATCCTCGTTTCACCAACCACTCCAACCACCGCGTTCAAGCTAGGGGAGAAGGTTACTGATCCGCTGGAGATGTACAACTTTGACCTGTGTACGCTGCCACTGAACTTGGCTGGACTTGCTGGTATGTCCCTGCCTTCCGGTTTGGCATCTGATACCGGTTTGCCAGTCGGCCTGCAGTTGATGGCTCCTGCATTCCAGGATGATCGTCTGTACCGCGTTGGTGCAGCGTTCGAAGCTGGTCGTAAGTAAATAGCGTTTAAACGTAAGGCCTCGGTCTTTTCTGCTCAATGCAGGAAATGCCGGGGTCTTTCTTGTTTCCTCCAAATTTGTTAGGCTTACCTAGGTTAGTTAAAGATGTATCGATAAGAGGGGATATGAATCCATGGGATCTGTAGAAGCTGCGCAAGCGCCACGGAAAAAGCGTGAGATGAAAATGAAAACTGCGACCGTGACGGGTGTCCAGCAGCTGTCCCCAGATCTTATCCGCCTGAGTTTCGAGTGCCCAGAGGTTATTGGCGCTGAACTTCCCTTTAGTGATCACTACATCAAGATCCTGTTCGTTCCACAAGGTGCAGATTATTCTTGGCCTTTTGATCCGGCAGAAATCGCTGCAACGAAGCCTCGGGAGCACTTGCCTGTGCGACGCACCTATACCTTGCGCACCGTGGATACTGTCCAGGGAGCCTTCGATATTGATTTTGTTGCCCATGGCGCAGACGGATTGGCTGGACCATGGGCACAGCAAGCAGCCGTGGGGGATATTATCGCTTTCGGCGGCCCAGGTGGCGCATGGAAACCTGAAACCGGTTATGAACATTTCGTGTTCGCCGGCGATGAAGCCGCAGCACCTGCCATTTTTGCCGGCCTAGAACAATTGCCCGCAGGCACCACGGCAAAGGCTTTTATTGAAATCTCCACTGCCTCTGCGCTTTTCGACGCCCCCACCAGCGAGTCAATTGAGGTTGTTTGGGTGCCCCGCGATGGCGCTACACATGGCACTTTGCTTATCGACGCCCTCCGCCAGGACGGTTATCCCACCAAGAAGACATCGTGGTTTATTCATGGTGTTGCAGAAATGGTGAAGGAAACCCGAAAATTCCTCTTTGTGGAAGGAGAGGTATCCAAAGCGGATGCTTCTATTTCCGGCTACTGGAGGCTCGGCATGACTGAAGATCAGTGGCAGGCGTCCAAGCGGGAATTCAACGAACAAAATGAGGCGGAAGAACAAAGCCTGGCTAAGTCTTAAAAAATAATGGAGGGCGGCAGTCTGTATTTGGCCGCCGCCCTCCTAATGTTCTACCGAGGTGCTACTGAGTCTTTACTGGGAATCAGAAACTGCGTACGCGATCGCAGCCGCTCCAGCAGTTACGGTAAGAACTGCTGGCCATGCACCGATCTTCTTCGCTAGTGGGTGGGATAGCCCAAATGCACCGATATAGGTGGTCAAGAGACCAGCTGCGACAGCCGGTCCCTTCTTTTTATTCCAGCTACGCACTGCCAATGCGCCTGAAGCTGCCAATGGGATGGTGCCCAATGGGCGGATGCCTGATTCACGGGCAGTCAACCAGCCACCGATAAGACCTGCTGCAACAGCAGTTGCGGTACTAACTTGTGATGCTTTCTTAAGTTTCATATCCATGCTGAGCCAGTTTAGAGAGAAAAATTATTCTGGTGGCGTTCCGGAAACCCTTTTGGGGAAATTTCTGCATAATTCTTGCTCAGCTCTTGCCCGATCAAAAATTGTGTAGTACAACACATGTCCGCTCGGGCAAGATTCATTTGTTGCTAAAACTGCAGCTCTTGCGTTTAAAAAAGGTGGTCAGGGCTATTTTTTTCTGTCCGCCAGGGGGTGTGTTC from the Corynebacterium crudilactis genome contains:
- a CDS encoding siderophore-interacting protein; the protein is MGSVEAAQAPRKKREMKMKTATVTGVQQLSPDLIRLSFECPEVIGAELPFSDHYIKILFVPQGADYSWPFDPAEIAATKPREHLPVRRTYTLRTVDTVQGAFDIDFVAHGADGLAGPWAQQAAVGDIIAFGGPGGAWKPETGYEHFVFAGDEAAAPAIFAGLEQLPAGTTAKAFIEISTASALFDAPTSESIEVVWVPRDGATHGTLLIDALRQDGYPTKKTSWFIHGVAEMVKETRKFLFVEGEVSKADASISGYWRLGMTEDQWQASKREFNEQNEAEEQSLAKS